A window of Clostridium botulinum BKT015925 contains these coding sequences:
- a CDS encoding RHS repeat-associated core domain-containing protein — protein METGLYYLNSRYYNSEWGRFVNEDSSGGKLGILLSHNIFNYCSNNPTVRTDDSGCALWIVGAAAGTIVGEVAGVIYSY, from the coding sequence ATTGAAACAGGATTATATTATTTAAATTCAAGATATTATAATTCTGAATGGGGTAGGTTTGTAAATGAAGATTCATCAGGTGGAAAGTTAGGAATATTGTTATCGCATAATATATTTAATTATTGCAGTAACAATCCAACTGTTAGGACAGATGATAGTGGGTGTGCTTTGTGGATTGTAGGCGCAGCAGCAGGGACTATTGTAGGTGAAGTTGCAGGAGTAATATATTCTTATTGA
- a CDS encoding IS6 family transposase: MNKANKKITCPRCHSHNLYKFGKDKEGNQKYQCKECKRQFAPSAMPKERQLKDYPRCPICNKGTFIHHNYSNYINYRCNDKKCNHSFFVAKPTAIDPSSNTTIQGKLNFKGMRFPIHIILMALDLYFLNESSTRRISQYLFRTFNVKVSHVTIASWTKKFAAYFKLKSDNLFYNIDLSDSDEWHADETVVFINGKKHYLWLVIDSESRLIISYHLSPYRDAKQAFSLFNDAKKLGSPRAIVTDRLPSYNIPIKSVFQDTLHIKVQSFMDDISNNIIESFNKTFKSWYKGLKGFNSFNSANKLISVFIFHYNFVRNHSSLRNLTPSEVVGISYPVKAKNNWLLAA; the protein is encoded by the coding sequence ATGAACAAAGCTAATAAAAAAATTACCTGTCCTAGATGTCACAGCCATAACCTATATAAGTTTGGAAAAGACAAAGAAGGAAATCAAAAATATCAATGCAAAGAGTGTAAAAGACAATTTGCACCATCGGCTATGCCGAAAGAGCGTCAGCTCAAGGATTACCCTCGTTGTCCTATCTGTAACAAAGGAACCTTTATTCATCATAATTACTCAAATTATATCAATTATCGTTGTAACGATAAAAAATGTAATCATAGTTTTTTTGTGGCGAAGCCTACGGCTATAGATCCTTCAAGCAATACCACTATCCAAGGTAAACTTAATTTTAAAGGTATGCGCTTTCCAATTCATATTATATTAATGGCTTTAGACCTTTACTTTCTTAATGAAAGTTCTACAAGACGTATATCTCAATATTTGTTTAGAACATTTAATGTAAAAGTATCTCATGTTACTATTGCAAGTTGGACTAAAAAGTTTGCTGCATATTTCAAATTGAAATCTGATAATTTATTTTATAATATTGACTTATCAGATTCTGATGAATGGCACGCAGATGAAACTGTTGTATTTATAAATGGCAAGAAACATTATCTATGGCTTGTTATAGACTCAGAAAGTCGATTAATTATCTCTTATCATCTATCCCCATATAGAGATGCTAAACAAGCTTTTAGCCTTTTTAACGATGCTAAGAAATTAGGATCTCCTAGAGCCATAGTTACTGATAGATTACCATCTTACAATATTCCAATAAAATCAGTATTCCAAGATACATTACACATAAAAGTACAATCTTTTATGGATGATATTTCAAACAATATCATTGAGTCATTTAACAAAACATTTAAGTCTTGGTATAAAGGTTTAAAAGGCTTTAACTCATTTAATAGTGCCAATAAACTAATATCAGTGTTTATATTTCACTATAATTTTGTGCGTAACCACTCATCACTACGTAATTTAACACCATCTGAAGTAGTGGGAATTAGTTACCCAGTTAAAGCTAAAAATAATTGGTTATTAGCTGCCTAA
- a CDS encoding SUKH-3 domain-containing protein, which yields MNIPNKVIQSLMESGWYSSRNIDISSYEEAYKSEGYKISETIIEFLKKFGGVDIIIPAFRRHESTDKVYIDPIRAINGVYRGNVLEYEKKIGKSVVVIGETQNEQLVLIMDENGEVYAAFDDYLAKLGNNIYEALDTFCESKQPIEV from the coding sequence ATGAACATACCAAATAAAGTAATCCAGTCTTTAATGGAATCAGGATGGTATAGCTCTCGTAATATTGATATTTCAAGCTATGAAGAGGCATATAAGAGTGAAGGTTACAAGATAAGTGAAACTATTATAGAATTTTTAAAGAAATTTGGAGGAGTGGATATAATTATACCAGCTTTCAGAAGACATGAATCTACTGACAAAGTATATATTGACCCTATTAGAGCGATCAATGGGGTTTATAGAGGTAATGTACTTGAGTACGAAAAAAAAATTGGAAAATCAGTTGTTGTCATAGGGGAAACCCAGAATGAACAATTGGTTCTCATAATGGACGAAAATGGAGAGGTTTATGCTGCATTTGATGATTATCTCGCTAAACTAGGTAACAATATTTATGAGGCTTTGGATACCTTCTGCGAAAGCAAACAACCTATAGAAGTGTAG
- a CDS encoding Imm43 family immunity protein, whose product MNYYILKYDVDKYEQNGVMAYCNNDISIHLVTDGRYIEEWDNNISFYFNPCEGSEMTDFICNTFSWTIVSERFKNVMETNNITGFQYLTTTVINKDNNKSEKYYVLNVIKVLDAINLDKSEYIDIPGVKTFITRVINKDKINGEDVFKLKEDHISIIISEKVKSIIEDNKFTGFSFRKVKAI is encoded by the coding sequence ATGAATTATTATATTTTAAAATATGATGTGGATAAATATGAGCAGAATGGAGTTATGGCATATTGTAACAATGATATTAGTATACATCTTGTTACAGACGGAAGATATATAGAAGAATGGGATAATAATATTTCGTTTTATTTCAATCCTTGTGAAGGAAGTGAGATGACAGATTTTATATGCAATACTTTTAGTTGGACTATAGTAAGTGAAAGATTTAAAAACGTTATGGAAACAAATAATATAACTGGGTTTCAATATCTGACTACAACAGTTATAAATAAAGATAACAATAAATCAGAAAAATACTACGTATTAAATGTAATTAAAGTATTAGACGCTATTAATTTAGATAAATCAGAATATATTGATATACCTGGAGTTAAGACGTTTATTACTCGTGTCATTAACAAAGATAAAATTAATGGAGAGGATGTTTTTAAATTAAAAGAAGATCATATTTCAATAATTATATCTGAAAAAGTAAAATCAATAATAGAAGACAATAAATTTACTGGGTTCAGTTTTAGAAAAGTGAAGGCTATTTAA